The Saccharomyces cerevisiae S288C chromosome VII, complete sequence genome includes a region encoding these proteins:
- the DOC1 gene encoding anaphase promoting complex subunit DOC1 (Processivity factor; required for ubiquitination activity of anaphase promoting complex (APC), mediates the activity of APC by contributing to substrate recognition; involved in cyclin proteolysis; contains conserved DOC1 homology domain), with translation MDPIGINKVLDHLAPSELIKPVKSCHNKPSVLVLDDRIVDAATKDLYVNGFQEEIQYQNPTPENLQHMFHQGIEILDSARMINVTHLALWKPSSFKLGNPVDFALDDNYDTFWQSDGGQPHQLDIMFSKRMDICVMAIFFSMIADESYAPSLVKVYAGHSPSDARFYKMLEVRNVNGWVALRFLDNREDDQLLKCQFIRLLFPVNHENGKDTHLRGIRLYVPSNEPHQDTHEWAQTLPETNNVFQDAILR, from the coding sequence ATGGACCCGATTGGAATAAACAAAGTCTTGGACCATTTAGCACCCTCAGAGCTTATCAAACCTGTTAAGAGTTGCCATAATAAACCTTCAGTGTTGGTGTTGGATGACAGGATTGTGGATGCGGCAACCAAAGATCTCTACGTGAATGGGTTCCAAGAAGAGATTCAGTATCAGAATCCTACACCGGAGAACTTGCAACATATGTTCCACCAAGGTATTGAAATATTGGATTCGGCAAGGATGATCAACGTGACACATTTAGCGCTTTGGAagccttcttcttttaagtTGGGGAATCCTGTGGACTTTGCTCTAGATGATAACTACGATACGTTTTGGCAGAGCGATGGAGGGCAACCACACCAATTGGACATTATGTTTAGTAAGAGAATGGACATCTGTGTCATGgcaatattcttttcgATGATTGCGGACGAGTCCTATGCTCCAAGCTTAGTGAAAGTTTACGCGGGGCATAGTCCTTCTGATGCGAGGTTTTATAAGATGCTTGAAGTGAGAAATGTGAATGGCTGGGTGGCACTAAGGTTTCTAGATAATAGGGAGGACGACCAGCTGCTGAAATGTCAATTCATCAGGCTTTTGTTTCCAGTCAACCATGAAAACGGAAAAGATACACATCTGAGAGGCATAAGGCTATATGTTCCATCTAATGAGCCACATCAAGATACCCATGAGTGGGCACAGACCCTCCCAGAAACTAACAATGTCTTCCAGGATGCTATATTACGTTAA